The DNA segment cttctgcacTTAAAAGTACTTTTGCTTACCTGGCTGGAGGTCCTCTGTGGGTGCTGGCATTGGAAGAGCAGAAGTAGAGGACCTCACTGTCACTGGAGCAGTGGTGACTGTCATGGTTGGAGTAGTGGTGTTGATTGTTGTTGGCACagcagtggtggtggttgttggagCAGTGGTGACCATTGTGGTTGGAGTTGTGGTGGTTGTTTGGGGGGTAGTAGTGGTGGTTGTTGTAATAGTGGTAGTTGTTGTTGGAGTAGTAGTAATGGTTGTCTTTCTTGTAGTGGTGGTTGTTCTTggagtagtggtggtggtggtagtggttcttGGAGTAGTGGTGGTAGTTGTCTTTCTTGTAGTGGCTGTTCTTGGAGTAGTGGTAGTGGTTGTAGGAGTAGTGCTGGTAGTTGTTGTAGTAGTAGTGGTGGTGGTCATTGTTGTTGTAGGTGGAGCTAGAAATCAACATGAAAGCAGGGATTCATCAAGCAGCA comes from the Bubalus kerabau isolate K-KA32 ecotype Philippines breed swamp buffalo chromosome 1, PCC_UOA_SB_1v2, whole genome shotgun sequence genome and includes:
- the LOC129636805 gene encoding hepatitis A virus cellular receptor 1-like, with translation MTTTTTTTTTTSTTPTTTTTTPRTATTRKTTTTTTPRTTTTTTTTPRTTTTTRKTTITTTPTTTTTITTTTTTTPQTTTTTPTTMVTTAPTTTTTAVPTTINTTTPTMTVTTAPVTVRSSTSALPMPAPTEDLQPASLSSPTQTAESQPTTLYERNITSSPWHSCSTDGNGTVTQSPDPHWHNNQTIVALAQETWMSSNKGVYIGISVTILALLVMFVVFWIRRRYFCVENKVELLRVIPLKDSRIGALKNAALKPIQAEDNICIIDDSH